From Ischnura elegans chromosome 13 unlocalized genomic scaffold, ioIscEleg1.1 SUPER_13_unloc_1, whole genome shotgun sequence, a single genomic window includes:
- the LOC124172179 gene encoding uncharacterized protein LOC124172179 — MNKALMNLIKPDSSWDKLFVRYISPKIDDYAIAKKLEIDSSICEESDLETFIAAKVGEKRYRVAAKKRYPNEPIGDSSDLEEGATIEEPPKLSKKLKFDAQSKMAQPSVSGLERKSKRAPDDYADMVEGSTMEESPLLSRKPRDDANCKIVSIIKSKPSASALEGGKDGRAPDVLNKILKELREIRATLTVDVADIKERLAALSATVQQMRPSTEGPNEVHDMKCLEKFKFPIGDFESLVLAEEEMSTNQDFKFCMVEYLLDRATLPSKEISDKEKKYFLNRAVNGMCCAIMSDELATQFSMKGRSEEKQSFEERFPMIICVVLDATQKKFKFCKDFPIDLITVKRSMGEWFRLSKNRTEEGKNKRRLKKINEANGL; from the exons ATGAATAAAGCCTTAATGAATCTCATTAAGCCAGATAGTTCTTGGGACAAACTTTTCGTGAGATATATCTCACCAAAAATAG ACGACTACGCAATtgctaaaaaattagaaatagatTCTAGCATATGCGAAGAATCGGATTTGGAGACATTTATTGCAGCTAAGGTGGGGGAGAAGAGATATAGAGTTGCAGCAAAAAAAAGATACCCCAATGAACCAATTGGAGATTCGTCGGATTTGGAAGAAGGTGCAACAATTGAAGAGCCACCTAAGCTGAGCAAGAAACTGAAATTTGATGCTCAATCTAAAATG GCTCAGCCATCAGTATCTGGGTTGGAGCGGAAATCTAAAAGAGCTCCTG ATGACTACGCAGATATGGTTGAAGGTTCAACTATGGAAGAGTCACCTCTGCTGAGCAGGAAACCCAGAGATGATGCTAATTGTAAAATAGTGTCTATAATTAAG tCTAAGCCATCAGCATCTGCCTTGGAAGGAGGAAAAGATGGAAGAGCTCCCG ATGTTTTGAATAAGATACTAAAAGAATTGAGGGAGATACGAGCCACATTGACTGTAGATGTGGCAGACATCAAGGAACGGCTGGCAGCTCTGTCTGCAACTGTGCAGCAGATGAGACCTTCTACAGAAGGACCTAATGAAGTACATGACATGAAATGCTTGGAGAAGTTCAAGTTTCCTATTGGTGATTTCGAAAGCTTGGTTTTGGCGGAAGAGGAAATGAGCACCAACCAGGACTTCAAGTTCTGCATG GTTGAATATTTGCTTGACAGAGCAACATTGCCAAGTAAAGAGATTAGTgacaaagagaagaaatactttttaaacagGGCCGTAAATGGAATGTGCTGTGCCATAATGAGTGACGAGTTGGCTACTCAATTTTCAATGAAGGGTCGGTCGGAGGAGAAGCAGTCGTTTGAGGAGAGGTTCCCAATGATTATTTGTGTGGTTTTAG ATGCAACGCAAAAGAAGTTTAAGTTTTGCAAAGATTTCCCCATTGACCTGATAACAGTGAAGAGGTCAATGGGAGAGTGGTTTCGTCTATCTAAGAATCGGActgaagagggaaaaaataagcGCCGGTTAAAGAAGATTAATGAAGCCAATGGCTTATAA